The segment ATCGGGTATGCCATTATTATAGGTCATGGCGAATATTTTACCGTCTATTCAGGCTTAAAGGAGGTTTATGTAAAAAAAGGGCAGAAAGTGAGTACCAACCAGGAAATCGGCCAGGTACTTTCCAATGCCGATGGGGTTTCTGAATTACGTTTCCAATTGCGCAAAAATACCACTGCCCTTGATCCGCAAACCTGGTTAAGAAATTGATTTTCGTTGTGTTTTGTGGGTTTCCACTCATCCTTTAACCATTTTTTTGGATTCAGATTTACCTCTATCTTTACCCGATAAATACAAAAACATGAATTCGATTTTTTTGCTTGGAATGCCGGGTGGGATGGAATGGGTTCTCATTGCACTTGCAGTTTTAATCTTTTTTGGAGCGAAAAAAATCCCTGAGTTTGCGCGTGGTGTTGGCCGCGGGATCCGCGAGTTCAAGGATGCCGTAAAAGATGTGAAGAAAGAAGTGGATGAGGCAGGCAAGGAAGTGCCTAAAAAAATTGAAGACTAAGGCTTGAAAGCTTACGCGACACTGCGCGACATCCAGAACGATCTCTCTCGCGGCAACGTCTCTTGTGAGAACTTAGTCAAACATCACCTCAGCATCATTCATCAAAAAAAACACCTCAATGCATTTTTGAGCGTGTACGAAGAAGAAGCGCTTAAACAAGCCTCCTTTATTGATCATAAAATCAAATCGGGAACTGCAGGACGGTTGGCCGGTTTAGTGGTAGGCATTAAAGATGTTCTCGCCTATCAACACCATCCGCTACAAGCGGGCAGCAAAATCCTGGATGGTTTTATTTCCCAATATAACGCTACGGCTATTCAACGTTTGCTGGATGAAGATGCCATTATTATTGGACGACAAAACTGCGATGAATTTGCCATGGGCTCTTCCAATGAAAATTCTGCCTTTGGCCCCGTGCTTAACGATGCCGATAACACACGTGTGCCCGGAGGTTCATCGGGCGGATCAGCCGTGGCCGTACAAGCAGGCATGTGCAGGGTCTCCATCGGCTCCGACACAGGCGGTTCAGTACGACAGCCAGCAGCCTTTTGTGGAGTTATTGGATTGAAGCCAACATACTCACGGATTTCACGCTACGGGTTGATTGCCTACGCCTCTTCGTTTGACTGCGTTGGGATTTTTGGAACAAGCGTTGAAGATGTTGCGCTTGTGCTGGAAGTAATTGCCGGGCCGGATGAATACGATAGCACTGTTTCACAAAAACCTGTTCCTCAATATTCACACGAACTTATTCAACGCACGGAAAGAAAGTATCGGGTTGCCTGCTTTCGCGAAACGCTTGAATCCCCGGGGCTGCAACCGGAAATAAAAAACGTCCTGCTCCTTCAGCTCGAAAAACTGAAAACAAATAGCCATGAAGTTGAAATACTGGATTTTCCCTTACTGGAATACAGTTTGCCAACATATTATATCCTTGCCACAGCCGAGGCCAGTTCAAATCTTTCACGCTTTGATGGTGTTCGTTATGGCCACCGCAGTACTGCAACTTCCGATTTAGAATCACTCTATAAAAAATCGCGCTCGGAAGGTTTCAGTAAAGAAGTGCAACGCAGGATTTTATTGGGCACTTTTGTGCTGAGTGCAAGCTATTACGATGCGTACTACACCAAAGCACAAAAAGTACGTAAACGTATCCGGGCAAAGATGCAGGAAACGTTCAAGACATACGACTTTATACTAATGCCCACTGCCCCAACTACTGCTTTTAAATTAGGCGAACATACTGCCGATCCCCTGGAAATGTACCTGGCCGATTTGTTTTCTGTTTTGGCCAATGTTGCGGGTGTACCGGGTATTTCCGTACCTTGCGGGGTAGATGATAAAGGATTGCCCATTGGACTGCAGGTTTTGGCCAATGATTTTGAGGAGGCAAGCCTTTTACAGTTTTCAGATTACCTGATGAAACTGAATTGACATGAGCCGAGCATTTATTTTTTTATTTGCCCTAACCACTTTCTCATACGCTTTTTCACAAGGCACCGACCCTGTTGTCGACTCCCTTGAAATAGCGTTGGCGGAAGAAGAAATGGCTTTTAAGGAAGACACCACAGCTTTTGCTTTCTATACCTTACGTTCCGACATTGAATTTATCCCGGGCAACGACAGGCCCTCCATTATACGCGATCGGTTAAGTTGCATCGAAAAAAACATTCCACTCCATTACAACGACCGCATTCATTCATTCATAAACTATTTTACTGTACGCGACCGTGAATACACCCGCATGGTAATGCGGAGAAAGAACATTTACTTTCCCATTTTTGAAAGATATTTAAGCCAATACGGGTTACCGGATGAGTTAAAATATCTTTCCATAATTGAATCCGGGTTAAACCCCAAAGCCATTTCGCGTGCCCGTGCTGTTGGGCTGTGGCAGTTTATGTATGCCACCGGCCGGCATTACAACTTAAAAGCCGATGGCTATATTGATGAGCGCATGGATCCTGAAAAATCTACGGATGCAGCGTGCCGTTACCTGCGCGATTTGTATGGTATGTTTAACGATTGGGAACTTGCACTGGCAGCTTACAATGCAGGACCCGGTAACGTAAAGAAAGCTATCCGCAGGTCGGGTTATAAAAAATCGTTCTGGGAAATCTATCCCTTCCTTCCACGCGAAACACGTTCGTATGTTCCGCAGTTTGTGGCCATGATTTACACCATGAACTACCTGGAAGAGCATAATTTTATTGATGGCGAAAATGAAATGCTTATGCACTACGACACGCTTCTTGTTGATAAGCACCTACATCTCGAAACATTTGCCAACCTTACCGGTGTTTGCCTCGAAGACCTGCAAAAACTAAATCCTTCCGTTTTGCGCCATGCCCTTCCCGATGCCGTAAAGCCTCACATTATTAAAATACCGGTAATAGCCAAGGAAGCATTGTACGAAAACAAGCTGGCCATTTTGGACTCGGCATCAAAAGTAGGAAAACGCGAACTGGAAGTTTGGGCGCGCAACACCGAAGAAACAACCTATGGTAAAGACCGTATCGTTTACCGCGTTAAAAGCGGTGACGTGCTGGGTGCAATAGCCATGCGTTACAAAGTACGTGTTGAGGATATTAAGCGCTGGAATAACCTGAGCAGCAATATTATTCAAATTGGCCAACCGCTAACCATATGGATAAAACCACCGGCCGAAAGTCCGGTCGTGGCATCAACCGCAACACCTAAGCCCGTTCAGCCTGTTCAGGTAACCGCTTCCCAGACCTACATAGTACAAGCCGGAGATACATTGTGGGGAATTTCCAGGCAATTCGAAGGAATGACCATTGAAAAGATCAAAGAACTGAACAACCTTACCGACAACAAAATTCAGCCAGGCCAAACCCTCATCATTTCACGATAATCCACCAAAGCTAAGCAGCATTTTTTTTCGTGACGAATGCAGCGATTTCTGCATTATGCCTTAAACTTGTGGTATGAGATTACTTTTGGTTGGTTTACTGGCCGCAGGCTTATGGTCTTGCAATACATCTGAAAAAACAAGGGTAGAAAATTTACCAGCCGCAACCGGAAAACCCGGAGACATGATTCTCATACTCGACTCAGTACAATGGAAGGGTGAATTGGGACATGAACTCCGGAAAATATTTAAAACTGAAGTTCCCGGTCTGCCACGAGAAGAACCACTCTTTGATTTGATTTATGTTTATCCTAGAAAAGGTTATACCCTGCTTACCCAAATCCGCAACCTTGTGTTTGTCTTTACACTTGACCAAACCACTTCGGGTTCAAAAATCATGAAGGAGAATTTCACCGATGAAACACTTGACCGGATACGTACCGACACTTCATTTTGGTTAGTAACCGCACGAGACGAATATTCGCGCGGCCAGGAGGTAATGTACCTGTTTAGCGACACCCAAGAGAACCTGATCAAAAAATTACAACAAAACGGAAATCGCATCCAGGATTATTTCAATACCATTGAAAAAAAACGCATACTAAATGCG is part of the Cyclobacteriaceae bacterium genome and harbors:
- a CDS encoding twin-arginine translocase TatA/TatE family subunit — its product is MNSIFLLGMPGGMEWVLIALAVLIFFGAKKIPEFARGVGRGIREFKDAVKDVKKEVDEAGKEVPKKIED
- the gatA gene encoding Asp-tRNA(Asn)/Glu-tRNA(Gln) amidotransferase subunit GatA translates to MKAYATLRDIQNDLSRGNVSCENLVKHHLSIIHQKKHLNAFLSVYEEEALKQASFIDHKIKSGTAGRLAGLVVGIKDVLAYQHHPLQAGSKILDGFISQYNATAIQRLLDEDAIIIGRQNCDEFAMGSSNENSAFGPVLNDADNTRVPGGSSGGSAVAVQAGMCRVSIGSDTGGSVRQPAAFCGVIGLKPTYSRISRYGLIAYASSFDCVGIFGTSVEDVALVLEVIAGPDEYDSTVSQKPVPQYSHELIQRTERKYRVACFRETLESPGLQPEIKNVLLLQLEKLKTNSHEVEILDFPLLEYSLPTYYILATAEASSNLSRFDGVRYGHRSTATSDLESLYKKSRSEGFSKEVQRRILLGTFVLSASYYDAYYTKAQKVRKRIRAKMQETFKTYDFILMPTAPTTAFKLGEHTADPLEMYLADLFSVLANVAGVPGISVPCGVDDKGLPIGLQVLANDFEEASLLQFSDYLMKLN
- a CDS encoding LysM peptidoglycan-binding domain-containing protein — encoded protein: MSRAFIFLFALTTFSYAFSQGTDPVVDSLEIALAEEEMAFKEDTTAFAFYTLRSDIEFIPGNDRPSIIRDRLSCIEKNIPLHYNDRIHSFINYFTVRDREYTRMVMRRKNIYFPIFERYLSQYGLPDELKYLSIIESGLNPKAISRARAVGLWQFMYATGRHYNLKADGYIDERMDPEKSTDAACRYLRDLYGMFNDWELALAAYNAGPGNVKKAIRRSGYKKSFWEIYPFLPRETRSYVPQFVAMIYTMNYLEEHNFIDGENEMLMHYDTLLVDKHLHLETFANLTGVCLEDLQKLNPSVLRHALPDAVKPHIIKIPVIAKEALYENKLAILDSASKVGKRELEVWARNTEETTYGKDRIVYRVKSGDVLGAIAMRYKVRVEDIKRWNNLSSNIIQIGQPLTIWIKPPAESPVVASTATPKPVQPVQVTASQTYIVQAGDTLWGISRQFEGMTIEKIKELNNLTDNKIQPGQTLIISR